Proteins co-encoded in one Zalophus californianus isolate mZalCal1 chromosome 9, mZalCal1.pri.v2, whole genome shotgun sequence genomic window:
- the LOC113922530 gene encoding tastin isoform X1 encodes MKWGVSQSGSEEGPAFFPISAVAVMTTLQATKDPVLRGVSPTPSKIPVRSQRRPPLPTVKPCALDQENQDPKRLVQKLSFDSAGPRRKVTHQTEKSERLVGSTQLRNPLEELRPSPGGQNVGPRPPPQTEAPGTIEFVADPAALATILSGEGVKSCRLGRQPSLAQRVLIRGSQGGTIRRGQGARASAYLAPRTPAHRLDPARASCFSRLEGPGPRGRTLCSQRLETLIPPSGPSFHPSAHPSFQELRRVTGGGSRTSVNQTSGLLLETPVQPAPSLPEGEHEVVTRSDEGGGGPLGLAQRVPLREITYTRDSSASHLIPSPGRGAPPITHPSPFGRAQRVPSPGPSASTSYSVLRRLAIRPKTQFTPILSAPRVQQAQGLSGLSPQSCPEEPALPWEQIAVRLFDQESCMRAQEGPGNPPVATPHPSTTPKLQELKMQRISILQQLLRQEVEGLAGGKCAPLNGGSSLEMVELQLLLAEISRTLNAPEQNSGALHLPELLQGSGLAEPCLPDKCEEAQPCPGAKLEIAQPCPSAEPGPPESGHRREPEVSEPCPLVEPGRLQGDSHRPTGLLEPSPRIEPGASEACSLEPRSPESSPQPCCSQWAPATTSLIFSSQRPLCASPPIHSLQSLRPPRGQAGKELVRRDCEQRRSSSLTGSGAPTSHQAVPCFLFSTYPAPAWRSFRKKGGVAPQAPCSYLAWPLVGEWERAIDGGSIGPQSLP; translated from the exons ATGAAGTGGGGTGTGAGCCAGAGTGGTTCCGAGGAAG GTCCTGCTTTCTTCCCCATCTCAGCTGTAGCCGTCATGACCACCCTCCAAGCCACGAAGGATCCTGTCCTCAGGGGTGTATCTCCTACTCCTAGCAAGATTCCCGTCCGCTCTCAGAGACGCCCGCCTCTCCCCACAGTCAAACCCTGCGCCCTGGACCAGGAGAACCAAGATCCAAAG AGATTGGTGCAGAAGCTCAGCTTCGACTCAGCAGGCCCCAGGCGGAAAGTCACACATCAAACAGAGAAATCAGAGAGATTGGTGGGGAGCACTCAGCTCCGGAACCCCTTGGAGGAACTGAGGCCTAGCCCTGGGGGACAAAATGTGGGGCCTAGGCCCCCTCCCCAGACAG AGGCTCCAGGGACCATAGAGTTTGTGGCCGACCCTGCAGCCCTGGCCACCATCCTGTCAGGTGAGGGGGTGAAGAGCTGTCGCCTGGGGCGCCAGCCCAGTCTGGCTCAGAGAGTACTGATCCGAGGGAGCCAGGGAGGCACCATCCGTAGGGGCCAG GGTGCCCGGGCCTCTGCATATTTAGCCCCTAGAACCCCTGCCCACCGACTGGACCCTGCCAGGGCTTCCTGCTTCTCGAGGCTGGAGGGACCAGGACCCCGCGGCCGGACCTTGTGTTCCCAGAGGCTGGAGACTCTG ATTCCACCTTCAGGACCTTCCTTTCACCCCTCTGCTCACCCCAGTTTCCAGGAGCTAAGAAGAGTGACAGGTGGCGGCAGCCG GACTTCAGTGAACCAGACCTCAGGATTGCTCCTGGAGACCCCAGTCCAGCCTG CTCCCTCTCTTCCTGAAGGAGAACATGAAGTTGTTACTCGCTCAGATGAAGGAGGAGGGGGCCCCCTAGGTCTGGCCCAGCGGGTACCATTAAGAGAGATAACCTACACCAGG GACAGCAGTGCCTCCCACCTGATACCCTCCCCTGGCCGTGGGGCACCACCCATCACCCATCCATCACCCTTTGGACGGGCTCAGCGTGTACCCTCTCCTGGCCCCTCAGCTTCA accTCGTATTCGGTTTTGCGGCGTCTTGCCATTCGTCCCAAAACCCAGTTCACACCCATCCTATCGGCCCCCAGGGTTCAGCAG GCCCAGGGTTTGAGTGGCCTCTCCCCTCAGTCATGCCCGGAAgagcctgccctgccctgg GAGCAGATTGCAGTCCGGTTATTTGACCAGGAGAGTTGTATGAGGGCGCAGGAGGGGCCTGGGAACCCCCCTGTGGCGACTCCTCACCCTAGTACAACCCCCAAGCTCCAGGAGCTGAAGATgcag CGCATCAGTATCCTGCAGCAGCTGTTGCGACAAGAGGTAGAAGGGCTCGCTGGGGGCAAGTGTGCCCCCCTTAATGGAGGCTCCTCTCTAGAAATGGTTGAACTTCAGCTCCTGCTGGCTGAGATTTCTAGAACCCTGAATGCCCCAGAGCAGAATTCAGGGGCCTTACACCTTCCTGAACTGTTACAGGGCTCGGGGCTAGCAGAGCCCTGCCTTCCAGACAAGTGTGAGGAAGCACAGCCCTGCCCAGGAGCAAAGCTGGAGATAGCTCAGCCCTGCCCTTCAGCAGAGCCAGGGCCCCCAGAATCCGGCCATAGGAGGGAGCCTGAGGTATCAGAGCCCTGCCCTCTGGTAGAGCCCGGACGCCTGCAGGGAGACTCCCACAGGCCGACTGGACTCCTAGAGCCCTCCCCTAGGATAGAACCTGGGGCATCAGAGGCCTGCTCCCTGGAACCTAGAAGTCCAGAGTCCAGCCCACAGCCCTGCTGCAGTCAGTGGGCTCCAGCGACCACCAGCCTGATATTCTCCTCTCAACGCCCACTTTGTGCCAGCCCCCCTATTCACTCACTCCAGTCTCTGAGGCCCCCAAGAGGCCAGGCAGGTAAGGAGTTGGTCAGAAGGGATTGCGAACAAAGGAGGTCCTCATCTCTCACTGGGAGCGGGGCCCCTACCTCGCACCAGGCGGTcccatgctttcttttctccacctaccctgccccagcctggcgcTCGttcaggaagaaaggaggagtTGCACCTCAAGCTCCATGCTCCTACTTGGCTTGGCCCCtggtgggggagtgggaaagggccATAGATGGTGGGAGTATAGGACCCCAGAGCCTGCCCTGA
- the DNAJC22 gene encoding dnaJ homolog subfamily C member 22, translating to MAKGLLVTYALWAVGGPAGLHHLYLGRDSHALLWMLTLGGGGLGWLWEFWKLPSFVAQANRTEGQRQSSGGRTPPLSLIRFVAQMIVGIYFGLVALISLSFMANFYIVGLPLAVGLGVLLVAAVGNQTSDFKNTLGAAFLTSPLFYGRPIAILPISLAASITAQKHRRYKASVGSETLSVRLYRLGLAYLAFTGPLAYSAFCNTAATLSYVAETLGSFLSWFSFFPLLGPLTESFLLLPYRVWRLLVGDPGFSSGYFREWEKLYEFVSSFHEENRQRAYQVLSLSEGATNEEIHQRYRQLVKIWHPDHNRHRTEEAQRHFLEIQAAYEVLSQPRKPRGSWR from the exons ATGGCCAAGGGGCTCTTGGTGACCTATGCCCTCTGGGCTGTAGGGGGCCCTGCTGGGCTCCACCACCTGTACCTTGGGCGGGACAGTCATGCACTGCTCTGGATGCTTACCCTGGGGGGGGGTGGCCTGGGCTGGCTCTGGGAATTCTGGAAGCTCCCAAGCTTTGTAGCTCAGGCCAACAGAAccgaggggcagaggcagagctcCGGAGGGAGGACACCCCCTCTGAGTCTTATTCGCTTTGTCGCCCAGATGATAGTGGGCATCTATTTTGGCCTGGTGGCTCTCATTAGCCTTTCTTTCATGGCCAACTTCTATATTGTGGGCCTCCCACTGGCAGTTGGCTTAGGGGTCTTGCTGGTGGCTGCTGTTGGCAACCAGACCTCAGACTTTAAGAATACTCTTGGGGCAGCATTTCTTACTTCCCCTCTTTTCTACGGCCGCCCCATAGCCATCCTGCCCATTAGCTTGGCTGCCAGCATTACAGCCCAGAAGCATCGCCGCTATAAAGCTTCAGTTGGGTCAGAGACGCTCAGTGTTCGGCTCTATCGTCTGGGCTTGGCTTACCTGGCTTTCACAGGCCCACTAGCCTACAGCGCCTTTTGCAACACAGCTGCCACCCTCAGCTATGTGGCAGAAACCCTTGGCTCCTTCTTGAGTTGGTTCAGCTTCTTCCCCCTCCTTGGCCCCCTCACGGAGTCTTTCCTCCTTCTGCCTTACCGGGTCTGGAGGCTGCTGGTGGGGGATCCTGGCTTCAGCAGCGGCTACTTCCGGGAGTGGGAGAAGCTCTATGAGTTTGTTAGCAGTTTTCACGAAGAGAATCGTCAGCGGGCTTACCAG GTTTTGAGTCTCTCAGAGGGGgcaacaaatgaagaaatacatcAAAGATACCGGCAGCTAGTGAAGATCTGGCACCCTGACCACAACCGGCACCGAACCGAGGAGGCTCAGAGGCATTTCCTGGAGATTCAGGCTGCATATGAAGTCCTGAGTCAGCCCAGAAAGCCCAGGGGATCCTGGAGGTGA
- the C1QL4 gene encoding complement C1q-like protein 4, whose translation MVLLLLVAIPLLVHSSRGPAHYEMLGRCRMVCDPHGPRGPGPDGAPASVPPFPPGAKGEVGRRGKAGLRGPPGPPGPRGPPGEPGRPGPPGPPGPGPGGVAPPAGYVPRIAFYAGLRRPHEGYEVLRFDDVVTNVGNAYEAASGKFTCPMPGVYFFAYHVLMRGGDGTSMWADLMKNGQVRASAIAQDADQNYDYASNSVILHLDVGDEVFIKLDGGKVHGGNTNKYSTFSGFIIYPD comes from the exons atggtgctgctgctgctggtggccATTCCGCTGCTGGTGCACAGCTCCCGCGGGCCGGCGCACTATGAGATGCTGGGTCGCTGCCGCATGGTATGCGACCCACACGGGCCGCGAGGCCCTGGACCCGACGGCGCGCCCGCCTCCGTGCCCCCCTTCCCTCCGGGCGCCAAGGGAGAGGTGGGCCGGCGCGGGAAGGCAGGCCTGCGAGGGCCCCCGGGACCCCCAGGTCCCAGAGGGCCCCCAGGAGAGCCGGGCAGGCCAGGTCCACCGGGTCCTCCCGGCCCAGGCCCTGGCGGGGTGGCGCCCCCTGCCGGCTACGTGCCTCGCATTGCCTTCTACGCGGGTCTGCGGCGGCCACACGAAGGTTACGAGGTGTTGCGCTTCGACGACGTGGTGACCAATGTGGGGAACGCTTATGAGGCGGCCAGCGGCAAGTTCACCTGCCCCATGCCAGGTGTCTACTTCTTCGCTTACCATGTGCTCATGCGCGGCGGTGACGGCACCAGCATGTGGGCCGACCTGATGAAGAATGGACAG GTCCGGGCCAGCGCCATTGCTCAGGACGCGGACCAGAACTACGACTACGCCAGCAACAGCGTCATCCTGCACCTGGATGTGGGCGACGAAGTCTTCATCAAGCTGGACGGCGGGAAGGTGCACGGCGGTAACACCAACAAGTACAGCACCTTCTCCGGCTTCATCATCTACCCAGACTGA
- the LOC113922530 gene encoding tastin isoform X3 — protein sequence MKWGVSQSGSEEAVAVMTTLQATKDPVLRGVSPTPSKIPVRSQRRPPLPTVKPCALDQENQDPKRLVQKLSFDSAGPRRKVTHQTEKSERLVGSTQLRNPLEELRPSPGGQNVGPRPPPQTEAPGTIEFVADPAALATILSGEGVKSCRLGRQPSLAQRVLIRGSQGGTIRRGQGARASAYLAPRTPAHRLDPARASCFSRLEGPGPRGRTLCSQRLETLIPPSGPSFHPSAHPSFQELRRVTGGGSRTSVNQTSGLLLETPVQPAPSLPEGEHEVVTRSDEGGGGPLGLAQRVPLREITYTRDSSASHLIPSPGRGAPPITHPSPFGRAQRVPSPGPSASTSYSVLRRLAIRPKTQFTPILSAPRVQQAQGLSGLSPQSCPEEPALPWEQIAVRLFDQESCMRAQEGPGNPPVATPHPSTTPKLQELKMQRISILQQLLRQEVEGLAGGKCAPLNGGSSLEMVELQLLLAEISRTLNAPEQNSGALHLPELLQGSGLAEPCLPDKCEEAQPCPGAKLEIAQPCPSAEPGPPESGHRREPEVSEPCPLVEPGRLQGDSHRPTGLLEPSPRIEPGASEACSLEPRSPESSPQPCCSQWAPATTSLIFSSQRPLCASPPIHSLQSLRPPRGQAGKELVRRDCEQRRSSSLTGSGAPTSHQAVPCFLFSTYPAPAWRSFRKKGGVAPQAPCSYLAWPLVGEWERAIDGGSIGPQSLP from the exons ATGAAGTGGGGTGTGAGCCAGAGTGGTTCCGAGGAAG CTGTAGCCGTCATGACCACCCTCCAAGCCACGAAGGATCCTGTCCTCAGGGGTGTATCTCCTACTCCTAGCAAGATTCCCGTCCGCTCTCAGAGACGCCCGCCTCTCCCCACAGTCAAACCCTGCGCCCTGGACCAGGAGAACCAAGATCCAAAG AGATTGGTGCAGAAGCTCAGCTTCGACTCAGCAGGCCCCAGGCGGAAAGTCACACATCAAACAGAGAAATCAGAGAGATTGGTGGGGAGCACTCAGCTCCGGAACCCCTTGGAGGAACTGAGGCCTAGCCCTGGGGGACAAAATGTGGGGCCTAGGCCCCCTCCCCAGACAG AGGCTCCAGGGACCATAGAGTTTGTGGCCGACCCTGCAGCCCTGGCCACCATCCTGTCAGGTGAGGGGGTGAAGAGCTGTCGCCTGGGGCGCCAGCCCAGTCTGGCTCAGAGAGTACTGATCCGAGGGAGCCAGGGAGGCACCATCCGTAGGGGCCAG GGTGCCCGGGCCTCTGCATATTTAGCCCCTAGAACCCCTGCCCACCGACTGGACCCTGCCAGGGCTTCCTGCTTCTCGAGGCTGGAGGGACCAGGACCCCGCGGCCGGACCTTGTGTTCCCAGAGGCTGGAGACTCTG ATTCCACCTTCAGGACCTTCCTTTCACCCCTCTGCTCACCCCAGTTTCCAGGAGCTAAGAAGAGTGACAGGTGGCGGCAGCCG GACTTCAGTGAACCAGACCTCAGGATTGCTCCTGGAGACCCCAGTCCAGCCTG CTCCCTCTCTTCCTGAAGGAGAACATGAAGTTGTTACTCGCTCAGATGAAGGAGGAGGGGGCCCCCTAGGTCTGGCCCAGCGGGTACCATTAAGAGAGATAACCTACACCAGG GACAGCAGTGCCTCCCACCTGATACCCTCCCCTGGCCGTGGGGCACCACCCATCACCCATCCATCACCCTTTGGACGGGCTCAGCGTGTACCCTCTCCTGGCCCCTCAGCTTCA accTCGTATTCGGTTTTGCGGCGTCTTGCCATTCGTCCCAAAACCCAGTTCACACCCATCCTATCGGCCCCCAGGGTTCAGCAG GCCCAGGGTTTGAGTGGCCTCTCCCCTCAGTCATGCCCGGAAgagcctgccctgccctgg GAGCAGATTGCAGTCCGGTTATTTGACCAGGAGAGTTGTATGAGGGCGCAGGAGGGGCCTGGGAACCCCCCTGTGGCGACTCCTCACCCTAGTACAACCCCCAAGCTCCAGGAGCTGAAGATgcag CGCATCAGTATCCTGCAGCAGCTGTTGCGACAAGAGGTAGAAGGGCTCGCTGGGGGCAAGTGTGCCCCCCTTAATGGAGGCTCCTCTCTAGAAATGGTTGAACTTCAGCTCCTGCTGGCTGAGATTTCTAGAACCCTGAATGCCCCAGAGCAGAATTCAGGGGCCTTACACCTTCCTGAACTGTTACAGGGCTCGGGGCTAGCAGAGCCCTGCCTTCCAGACAAGTGTGAGGAAGCACAGCCCTGCCCAGGAGCAAAGCTGGAGATAGCTCAGCCCTGCCCTTCAGCAGAGCCAGGGCCCCCAGAATCCGGCCATAGGAGGGAGCCTGAGGTATCAGAGCCCTGCCCTCTGGTAGAGCCCGGACGCCTGCAGGGAGACTCCCACAGGCCGACTGGACTCCTAGAGCCCTCCCCTAGGATAGAACCTGGGGCATCAGAGGCCTGCTCCCTGGAACCTAGAAGTCCAGAGTCCAGCCCACAGCCCTGCTGCAGTCAGTGGGCTCCAGCGACCACCAGCCTGATATTCTCCTCTCAACGCCCACTTTGTGCCAGCCCCCCTATTCACTCACTCCAGTCTCTGAGGCCCCCAAGAGGCCAGGCAGGTAAGGAGTTGGTCAGAAGGGATTGCGAACAAAGGAGGTCCTCATCTCTCACTGGGAGCGGGGCCCCTACCTCGCACCAGGCGGTcccatgctttcttttctccacctaccctgccccagcctggcgcTCGttcaggaagaaaggaggagtTGCACCTCAAGCTCCATGCTCCTACTTGGCTTGGCCCCtggtgggggagtgggaaagggccATAGATGGTGGGAGTATAGGACCCCAGAGCCTGCCCTGA
- the LOC113923110 gene encoding peptidyl-prolyl cis-trans isomerase A-like, translating into MVKPTVFFHIALRHRPLSFVSFQLFADKVPKTAEDFCALITGEKGFGSKGPSFHRIIRGFLCHGGDVTLHRGTGGKANYEEKSEDENFILKHSGPGILSMTPAGSDTNCSQRFICTANTEWLPSKHVVFGKVKDDMNIMEAMEHFGSRNGKTSKKNHHC; encoded by the coding sequence ATGGTCAAACCCACCGTCTTCTTCCACATCGCCCTGCGCCACAGGCCCCTGAGCTTCGTTTCCTTCCAGCTGTTTGCAGACAAAGTTCCCAAGACAGCAGAAGACTTTTGTGCTCTGATcactggggagaaaggatttgGTTCTAAAGGTCCCTCGTTTCACAGAATTATTCGGGGATTTCTGTGCCACGGTGGTGATGTCACACTCCATCGTGGCACTGGTGGCAAGGCCAACTATGAGGAGAAATCTGAGGATGAAAATTTCATCCTGAAGCACTCAGGGCCTGGCATCTTGTCCATGACACCTGCTGGATCCGACACAAATTGTTCCCAGCGTTTCATCTGCACTGCCAACACTGAGTGGTTACCCAGCAAGCATGTGGTCTTTGGCAAGGTAAAGGACGACATGAATATTATGGAAGCCATGGAGCACTTTGGGTCCAGGAATGGCAAGACCAgcaaaaaaaatcaccattgCTAA
- the LOC113922530 gene encoding tastin isoform X2 — protein sequence MKWGVSQSGSEEGPAFFPISAVAVMTTLQATKDPVLRGVSPTPSKIPVRSQRRPPLPTVKPCALDQENQDPKRLVQKLSFDSAGPRRKVTHQTEKSERLVGSTQLRNPLEELRPSPGGQNVGPRPPPQTEAPGTIEFVADPAALATILSGEGVKSCRLGRQPSLAQRVLIRGSQGGTIRRGQGARASAYLAPRTPAHRLDPARASCFSRLEGPGPRGRTLCSQRLETLIPPSGPSFHPSAHPSFQELRRVTGGGSRTSVNQTSGLLLETPVQPAPSLPEGEHEVVTRSDEGGGGPLGLAQRVPLREITYTRDSSASHLIPSPGRGAPPITHPSPFGRAQRVPSPGPSASTSYSVLRRLAIRPKTQFTPILSAPRVQQAQGLSGLSPQSCPEEPALPWEQIAVRLFDQESCMRAQEGPGNPPVATPHPSTTPKLQELKMQRISILQQLLRQEVEGLAGGKCAPLNGGSSLEMVELQLLLAEISRTLNAPEQNSGALHLPELLQGSGLAEPCLPDKCEEAQPCPGAKLEIAQPCPSAEPGPPESGHRREPEVSEPCPLVEPGRLQGDSHRPTGLLEPSPRIEPGASEACSLEPRSPESSPQPCCSQWAPATTSLIFSSQRPLCASPPIHSLQSLRPPRGQAGPSSLAPRTLALRQRLKACLTAIHCFHEARLDDECAFYTSRAPPSGPTRVCTNPVATLLEWQDALCFTPVGSAAPQDSLS from the exons ATGAAGTGGGGTGTGAGCCAGAGTGGTTCCGAGGAAG GTCCTGCTTTCTTCCCCATCTCAGCTGTAGCCGTCATGACCACCCTCCAAGCCACGAAGGATCCTGTCCTCAGGGGTGTATCTCCTACTCCTAGCAAGATTCCCGTCCGCTCTCAGAGACGCCCGCCTCTCCCCACAGTCAAACCCTGCGCCCTGGACCAGGAGAACCAAGATCCAAAG AGATTGGTGCAGAAGCTCAGCTTCGACTCAGCAGGCCCCAGGCGGAAAGTCACACATCAAACAGAGAAATCAGAGAGATTGGTGGGGAGCACTCAGCTCCGGAACCCCTTGGAGGAACTGAGGCCTAGCCCTGGGGGACAAAATGTGGGGCCTAGGCCCCCTCCCCAGACAG AGGCTCCAGGGACCATAGAGTTTGTGGCCGACCCTGCAGCCCTGGCCACCATCCTGTCAGGTGAGGGGGTGAAGAGCTGTCGCCTGGGGCGCCAGCCCAGTCTGGCTCAGAGAGTACTGATCCGAGGGAGCCAGGGAGGCACCATCCGTAGGGGCCAG GGTGCCCGGGCCTCTGCATATTTAGCCCCTAGAACCCCTGCCCACCGACTGGACCCTGCCAGGGCTTCCTGCTTCTCGAGGCTGGAGGGACCAGGACCCCGCGGCCGGACCTTGTGTTCCCAGAGGCTGGAGACTCTG ATTCCACCTTCAGGACCTTCCTTTCACCCCTCTGCTCACCCCAGTTTCCAGGAGCTAAGAAGAGTGACAGGTGGCGGCAGCCG GACTTCAGTGAACCAGACCTCAGGATTGCTCCTGGAGACCCCAGTCCAGCCTG CTCCCTCTCTTCCTGAAGGAGAACATGAAGTTGTTACTCGCTCAGATGAAGGAGGAGGGGGCCCCCTAGGTCTGGCCCAGCGGGTACCATTAAGAGAGATAACCTACACCAGG GACAGCAGTGCCTCCCACCTGATACCCTCCCCTGGCCGTGGGGCACCACCCATCACCCATCCATCACCCTTTGGACGGGCTCAGCGTGTACCCTCTCCTGGCCCCTCAGCTTCA accTCGTATTCGGTTTTGCGGCGTCTTGCCATTCGTCCCAAAACCCAGTTCACACCCATCCTATCGGCCCCCAGGGTTCAGCAG GCCCAGGGTTTGAGTGGCCTCTCCCCTCAGTCATGCCCGGAAgagcctgccctgccctgg GAGCAGATTGCAGTCCGGTTATTTGACCAGGAGAGTTGTATGAGGGCGCAGGAGGGGCCTGGGAACCCCCCTGTGGCGACTCCTCACCCTAGTACAACCCCCAAGCTCCAGGAGCTGAAGATgcag CGCATCAGTATCCTGCAGCAGCTGTTGCGACAAGAGGTAGAAGGGCTCGCTGGGGGCAAGTGTGCCCCCCTTAATGGAGGCTCCTCTCTAGAAATGGTTGAACTTCAGCTCCTGCTGGCTGAGATTTCTAGAACCCTGAATGCCCCAGAGCAGAATTCAGGGGCCTTACACCTTCCTGAACTGTTACAGGGCTCGGGGCTAGCAGAGCCCTGCCTTCCAGACAAGTGTGAGGAAGCACAGCCCTGCCCAGGAGCAAAGCTGGAGATAGCTCAGCCCTGCCCTTCAGCAGAGCCAGGGCCCCCAGAATCCGGCCATAGGAGGGAGCCTGAGGTATCAGAGCCCTGCCCTCTGGTAGAGCCCGGACGCCTGCAGGGAGACTCCCACAGGCCGACTGGACTCCTAGAGCCCTCCCCTAGGATAGAACCTGGGGCATCAGAGGCCTGCTCCCTGGAACCTAGAAGTCCAGAGTCCAGCCCACAGCCCTGCTGCAGTCAGTGGGCTCCAGCGACCACCAGCCTGATATTCTCCTCTCAACGCCCACTTTGTGCCAGCCCCCCTATTCACTCACTCCAGTCTCTGAGGCCCCCAAGAGGCCAGGCAG GTCCCAGCAGTCTTGCCCCTCGAACCCTGGCCCTAAGGCAGCGCCTCAAAGCATGTCTGACTGCCATCCACTGCTTCCATGAGGCCCGCCTGGATGATGAATGTGCCTTCTACACCAGCCGAGCCCCACCCTCAGGCCCCACCCGGGTTTGCACCAACCCTGTGGCCACGCTACTTGAGTGGCAGGATGCCCTG tgttTTACTCCAGTTGGTTCTGCTGCCCCACAGGACTCTCTATCATGA